In Blastocatellia bacterium, the genomic window AGCGGCAATTGCCCGACCTCATAAGCATAAAGATCAACAATGTCGGCCTGCGTCCCTTCAATGCGCGAGGACAACACGGCCTCACGGTGGATGAAGGGACGTACAAAGAGACGCGGGTTGGCCATCGTTCGCGCTAACCCGGACAGCTCGCCAAGCGCCCGGTCAGCCTCTGACAGCGTGCGCACAAGTTCGGCGTCAAACGGGAGCGCCGGCGGCAGCGGATGAGGCACAAACGCCCAATATGCTGTCTCCCCCTGCCCAATCCACACCAGCCGCCCCGTCGGACTTTGTTGAAAACGTTCCATGTTCATGTGTGCGCCCCTGCCCATGCCTTTCACTTGCCAAAGGTCGGTAAAGGATACGCCGTTTTCTTTTATTCTGGAAGGCCGGACCACTGGCCACGAACTCCATGACCTCTTGAATCCACTCAGAGATTGGCCGCTGGCTGCTCATGGCGCACCTTGAACCACAGGGCGCTCAGTGCTAGACTTCGCCCTCGTTTGCAACCCGACAGAGAAGGATAGGTTCTTGCTATGAGCGTGAAATCTGACCGATGGATTCGCCGTATGTGCGCTGAGTATGGCATGATTCGGCCTTATGAAGAACGCCTGATCCGCCAAGTCAACGACCGCCGTATCATCAGCGCCGGCGTCTCCAGCTACGGCTATGACATGCGCCTGGCCAAAGACGGCTTTCATGTTTTCTCGCCGATCAAAGGCAGAGAGATTGATCCGAAAAATTTCGACAATTCGAGCCTCATTGACTCGCCGCTGCGCACGGCAGAAGACGGCTCACAGTATTGGCTATTGCCGCCACTCTCTTACGCGCTGGGCGTGACCGTCGAGACGTTTAACATTCCGCGCAACGTGATAGGACTTTGCTTTGGTAAAAGCACCTACGCGCGCTCCGGTTTGATCGTCAACGCGACGCCGCTCGAACCCACGTGGCGCGGGCGACTGGTGCTGGAAATCTCCAACTCGGCGGACTTGCCCGTGCGCATTTATGCTGAAGAAGGCATCGCGCAGGTGATCTTCTTCGAGAGCGATGAGCTCTGTGAGATTGCTTACGAAGATCGCCAGGGCAAATATCAAGATCAGGCTGGCTTGGTCACGGCCAAAGTGTGACGCCGCGCCGGGCGCTCAATGCTCGGCCGTCGCTTGCGAGCGGTCCAACCGTAATTCGATACTGATTCTTTGACCAGACGTGGGCCGGCGCAGGCGTTCAACACGAACCATGAGATGGTCTGTCCGATCAAACGGGTCTCCGTTCTTGGGAAAGCGAAAATAGACAAGCCCCTGACGGCGCTCGCCCGGTTGTAGATCCTGTTCGAGCTGGAGCGCCGCTTGATCAAACTCAGCTTCAATCTCTTTGCGCGCAGCGATGCGGTAGGTGCTGATCTGATAGTAATCATACAACTGCTCAACCGCACGGCGTGGCGTCAACCATTGGAACGTTTGTCCTTGAGCATCCTTCAAACGCAATTGCAGCCCGCGAAGACGAATCGGCTCGTCTCCTTGATTGGACAAACTAACCCGCACGACAAGCAGGCGAGCCAGAATCAAA contains:
- the dcd gene encoding dCTP deaminase; amino-acid sequence: MSVKSDRWIRRMCAEYGMIRPYEERLIRQVNDRRIISAGVSSYGYDMRLAKDGFHVFSPIKGREIDPKNFDNSSLIDSPLRTAEDGSQYWLLPPLSYALGVTVETFNIPRNVIGLCFGKSTYARSGLIVNATPLEPTWRGRLVLEISNSADLPVRIYAEEGIAQVIFFESDELCEIAYEDRQGKYQDQAGLVTAKV
- a CDS encoding DUF4352 domain-containing protein — translated: MISRCAALFLLILIVAGCGKPFRVSPQVQSVPGELAGQTASHQLAVQAHALMDEDELMSLFNGNLILARLLVVRVSLSNQGDEPIRLRGLQLRLKDAQGQTFQWLTPRRAVEQLYDYYQISTYRIAARKEIEAEFDQAALQLEQDLQPGERRQGLVYFRFPKNGDPFDRTDHLMVRVERLRRPTSGQRISIELRLDRSQATAEH